In the Enterococcus saigonensis genome, one interval contains:
- a CDS encoding HAD family hydrolase has protein sequence MLEAIIFDMDGVLIDSEYSYFEAKDSLLKDAGIMVPSSYHSKFMGTSYQYTWETMKKELALPESAAYYIREMIKRREVIVKRDGTKPIQGAVKFVKGLKNAGVNLAVASSSPLSEIKKSLSEIGIYQDFTVIASGEEVEHSKPAPDVYLLAAKRLGVSPINCVALEDSPNGSIAVKKAEMVGIGFANPNYPILDLCSDVVVTTFSDLDYTKCQKIYQQYHK, from the coding sequence ATGTTAGAAGCAATTATTTTTGACATGGACGGAGTATTGATTGATTCTGAATATAGCTATTTTGAAGCAAAAGATAGCCTTTTAAAAGATGCGGGCATTATGGTTCCTAGTAGTTATCATAGTAAGTTTATGGGTACTTCTTATCAATATACTTGGGAAACGATGAAAAAAGAATTGGCTTTACCTGAATCAGCTGCGTATTATATTCGTGAAATGATTAAGCGACGGGAAGTAATTGTAAAAAGAGATGGAACAAAACCGATTCAAGGAGCGGTAAAATTTGTCAAAGGATTAAAAAATGCAGGTGTCAACTTGGCAGTTGCATCTTCTTCACCCTTAAGTGAAATAAAAAAATCATTGTCGGAAATTGGAATTTATCAAGATTTCACAGTTATTGCAAGTGGGGAGGAAGTGGAGCATTCTAAACCCGCACCAGACGTTTATTTGTTAGCGGCAAAACGTTTGGGAGTATCACCTATAAACTGTGTAGCATTGGAAGATTCACCTAATGGAAGTATTGCAGTCAAAAAAGCAGAGATGGTTGGAATTGGTTTTGCAAATCCCAATTATCCTATACTGGATTTGTGCTCAGATGTAGTCGTCACAACATTTTCTGATCTTGACTATACAAAATGTCAAAAGATATATCAGCAGTATCACAAATAA
- the lysA gene encoding diaminopimelate decarboxylase yields MFQKEVKNGHLYWDGCDTVTLAKQYGTPLYVYSENMILKECQDLKEQFINKYPNTRVAYASKAFNTIAMLQLINQVNFSLDVVSGGELYTAIAADFPAEKIEFNGNNKSEAELEMALDYGVGRIIVDSLQEVELIQSICRKLAKKARIMFRITPEVDVKTHAFISTGQKDSKFGIPLAPEILYPQIEKVLQAEDLEFYGFHFHVGSQLSDNNAHLAAVKVALNLMLEVKKRYGYQIKELNYGGGFGVCYTKTDVRKPYRYFLDPVMELTEKFCQENKLLRPEIVIEPGRSIVAEAGITLHTIGAIKELPDLRKYISIDGGMTDNIRPGLYDAKYSGVVANKMNEPVSKEVTISGKACESTDLLIKDIAVPSVVVAGDLFATFTTGAYGYSMASNYNKLPLPAVIFVKDGQSEVVVKRQTYAQMIQNEVKR; encoded by the coding sequence ATGTTTCAAAAAGAAGTTAAAAATGGTCATCTGTATTGGGACGGCTGTGATACAGTTACTTTAGCAAAACAATACGGTACACCTTTATATGTCTACTCAGAAAATATGATTTTAAAAGAGTGTCAGGATTTAAAAGAGCAGTTTATCAATAAATATCCTAATACCCGAGTAGCTTATGCAAGTAAAGCTTTCAATACCATTGCGATGTTGCAATTAATCAATCAAGTGAATTTTTCTTTAGATGTTGTTTCAGGTGGGGAACTGTACACGGCAATAGCTGCGGATTTTCCAGCAGAAAAAATTGAATTTAACGGCAATAATAAATCAGAAGCCGAATTGGAAATGGCACTAGATTATGGGGTTGGACGTATTATTGTCGATAGTTTACAAGAGGTAGAATTAATTCAGTCAATTTGTCGCAAATTGGCTAAAAAAGCCCGGATTATGTTTCGAATTACACCAGAGGTAGATGTCAAAACGCATGCTTTTATTTCGACAGGACAAAAAGATTCTAAATTTGGTATCCCTTTAGCACCTGAAATTTTATATCCACAGATTGAAAAAGTATTGCAAGCAGAAGATTTGGAATTTTATGGTTTTCATTTTCATGTTGGAAGCCAATTAAGTGATAATAATGCGCATCTTGCTGCTGTCAAAGTTGCCCTTAATTTAATGTTAGAGGTGAAAAAACGCTATGGGTATCAGATTAAGGAGTTAAATTATGGTGGTGGCTTTGGCGTTTGTTATACAAAAACAGATGTCCGTAAACCTTATCGTTACTTTTTGGACCCAGTTATGGAATTAACCGAAAAATTCTGTCAGGAAAATAAATTACTTCGTCCTGAAATTGTGATTGAACCTGGTCGCAGCATTGTGGCTGAAGCCGGCATTACCTTGCATACGATTGGCGCCATTAAAGAGCTGCCTGATTTAAGAAAATACATTAGTATCGATGGCGGCATGACAGATAACATTCGCCCAGGTCTTTATGATGCAAAGTATAGTGGTGTCGTGGCTAATAAAATGAATGAACCAGTATCTAAAGAAGTGACGATTTCTGGTAAAGCGTGTGAGAGTACAGATTTATTGATAAAAGATATAGCAGTTCCTAGCGTTGTTGTAGCAGGAGATCTTTTTGCTACGTTTACAACAGGAGCTTACGGCTATTCTATGGCGAGTAATTATAATAAATTACCACTGCCAGCTGTGATTTTTGTAAAAGATGGTCAATCAGAAGTGGTAGTAAAACGACAAACGTATGCACAAATGATTCAAAATGAAGTAAAAAGATAA
- the dapB gene encoding 4-hydroxy-tetrahydrodipicolinate reductase, with product MKKVLLSGCHGRMGQVLQNIIKDHSELEVVAGIDRNPIQKADFPVYANLSEVVEKVDVVIDFSHYSAVPALINSCVAQELPLVIATTGLTNETKTMLPVAGQVIPIFYSANMSLGMNVLIKALQTVSSALESDFNIEIIEKHHNQKKDAPSGTALLLADSINDSLAKPKEYIFGREGNDLENPLDQMGIHAIRGGTIPGEHTVIFAGPDEILEFKHTALSRNIFANGALKAAEFLLKQKPGLYSMEDLLT from the coding sequence ATGAAGAAAGTCTTATTAAGTGGTTGTCACGGGCGCATGGGGCAAGTTTTACAAAATATAATTAAAGACCATTCAGAATTAGAAGTTGTCGCAGGTATTGACCGCAATCCGATTCAAAAAGCTGATTTTCCTGTTTACGCTAACCTGTCTGAAGTCGTCGAAAAAGTGGATGTTGTAATCGATTTTTCTCACTACAGCGCTGTACCTGCTTTAATTAATAGCTGTGTCGCCCAAGAACTGCCGTTGGTTATCGCCACAACGGGTTTAACAAATGAAACAAAAACCATGTTGCCAGTCGCCGGTCAAGTTATCCCCATCTTTTATTCTGCCAACATGTCTTTAGGAATGAATGTTTTAATAAAAGCTCTCCAAACCGTATCCTCAGCCTTAGAAAGTGATTTTAATATTGAAATTATCGAAAAGCACCACAATCAAAAAAAGGATGCCCCCAGTGGAACCGCCCTTTTACTGGCGGATAGTATAAATGACTCTTTAGCGAAACCAAAAGAATATATTTTTGGCAGAGAGGGTAATGATTTAGAAAATCCATTAGATCAAATGGGTATCCACGCTATTCGAGGAGGAACAATTCCTGGTGAACATACAGTCATATTTGCCGGTCCGGATGAAATATTGGAATTCAAACACACTGCCTTATCCCGCAATATTTTTGCCAATGGTGCTTTAAAAGCTGCTGAATTTTTACTAAAGCAAAAGCCAGGCTTATACAGCATGGAAGATTTATTAACTTAG
- the dapF gene encoding diaminopimelate epimerase, which yields MDIPFVKMQGAGNDFIVLNNIDLKLETDELSALAKGACRRRFSVGADAVMAVDVPQEGGDFRMRFYNADGTEAEMCGNGARCLARYAYEKKLASEKMVIETIAGLVPAWKLSQNIYKVQLNDVTKFEVKEFEKNTVYYVELGNPAIPHIVIAYAGLAKKDLSDLRLLAQKLRYWSELPKGANVNFYDVAGNSVVVRTYERGVEDFTLACGTGSASVAYVLNRTQQVEENPVALSVLGGKLEVNVQQEKLFLTGDATWIAEGLLSGEALLAQI from the coding sequence ATGGATATTCCTTTTGTAAAAATGCAAGGTGCGGGCAATGATTTTATTGTCCTTAATAATATTGACTTAAAATTAGAGACAGATGAATTAAGTGCACTCGCAAAAGGTGCTTGTCGTCGCCGCTTTTCAGTGGGAGCAGATGCTGTAATGGCTGTAGATGTACCACAAGAAGGCGGTGATTTTCGCATGCGTTTTTATAATGCCGATGGCACAGAAGCCGAGATGTGTGGAAATGGTGCGCGCTGTCTAGCGCGTTATGCATATGAAAAAAAATTAGCATCAGAAAAAATGGTGATAGAAACTATAGCAGGATTAGTCCCAGCTTGGAAATTAAGCCAAAATATCTACAAAGTACAGCTAAATGATGTTACAAAATTTGAGGTAAAAGAATTTGAGAAAAATACGGTCTATTATGTCGAATTAGGCAATCCTGCTATTCCCCATATTGTTATCGCATATGCGGGTTTAGCCAAAAAAGACTTATCCGATTTACGTCTTTTAGCTCAAAAACTACGCTATTGGTCAGAACTACCCAAAGGTGCTAATGTAAATTTTTACGATGTCGCGGGAAATAGCGTAGTTGTTCGAACGTATGAAAGAGGCGTAGAAGATTTTACATTAGCCTGCGGAACAGGTTCAGCATCTGTAGCGTATGTCTTAAATCGCACACAACAAGTTGAAGAAAATCCGGTTGCATTGTCTGTATTGGGTGGTAAGCTAGAAGTAAACGTGCAACAAGAAAAGCTTTTTCTTACTGGCGATGCAACATGGATTGCAGAAGGTTTGTTAAGTGGAGAAGCCTTATTGGCACAAATTTAA
- a CDS encoding M20 metallopeptidase family protein: MEIRNEIRALLQDVTKFRRDLHQIPELGLQEFKTCQYLKSVLTNLDVQEVHEVLDTGLVAVFRGNKPGKTLAFRTDIDALPVTEESGVAFCSQHQGRMHACGHDGHMATMLGFAKYLSEHPEEICGTVVLIFQPAEEGPGGAQLMIEAGIIEKFGIEQIIGLHVFPDFNEGVIACKQGGMMARNGEVTITVQGKSAHGAQPQQGADAILATAAIIQGLHTIISRNISPLDSAVLTFGEIHGGEAMNIIPGKVELFGTLRVFSDTVYEKITKRILTLTKDIATAYDCRATIDFNHMYRVVDNDAKMVAALKKVAKDSYVTSPPYLLAEDFSMFQQKIPGLFFFVGIKNEEKDYIYPLHSSKLRFDEKNLLGGIQCYVDLIHVLNEKGV; encoded by the coding sequence ATGGAAATTCGAAATGAAATTCGCGCATTGTTACAAGACGTAACTAAATTTCGACGTGATTTACACCAAATTCCTGAATTGGGTTTGCAAGAATTTAAAACTTGTCAGTATTTAAAAAGTGTATTAACTAATTTAGATGTTCAAGAGGTCCATGAAGTCTTGGATACTGGTTTGGTGGCTGTTTTTCGTGGAAATAAGCCCGGCAAAACTTTAGCTTTTCGAACAGATATAGATGCTTTACCCGTAACAGAAGAAAGTGGTGTAGCTTTTTGTTCACAACACCAAGGGCGGATGCATGCCTGTGGACATGATGGACATATGGCTACCATGTTGGGCTTTGCAAAATATTTAAGCGAACATCCAGAAGAGATTTGCGGCACGGTTGTTTTGATTTTCCAACCGGCTGAAGAAGGTCCTGGCGGTGCACAACTGATGATTGAAGCAGGTATCATAGAAAAATTCGGTATAGAGCAAATTATAGGGCTACACGTTTTTCCAGATTTTAACGAAGGTGTCATTGCTTGTAAACAAGGTGGTATGATGGCTCGCAACGGGGAAGTAACCATTACCGTCCAAGGTAAAAGTGCTCACGGTGCGCAACCACAACAAGGTGCTGACGCAATTTTAGCAACAGCAGCGATTATTCAAGGATTACACACCATTATTTCGCGGAATATTAGCCCGCTTGATTCAGCTGTATTAACTTTTGGTGAGATTCATGGAGGAGAAGCGATGAATATTATTCCAGGAAAAGTTGAACTTTTTGGTACACTGCGGGTTTTTTCAGATACTGTTTATGAAAAAATAACTAAACGTATCCTAACGTTAACTAAAGATATTGCAACGGCTTATGATTGCAGAGCAACAATTGATTTCAATCATATGTATCGCGTGGTAGACAACGACGCGAAAATGGTAGCGGCATTAAAGAAAGTCGCAAAAGATAGCTATGTTACGTCACCACCTTATTTGTTGGCAGAAGATTTCTCCATGTTTCAACAAAAAATTCCAGGTCTCTTTTTCTTTGTCGGTATAAAAAATGAAGAAAAGGATTATATATATCCGCTGCACAGTAGTAAATTACGTTTTGATGAAAAGAATTTGTTAGGCGGCATTCAATGCTATGTTGATTTAATACACGTATTAAATGAGAAAGGTGTGTAA
- the dapA gene encoding 4-hydroxy-tetrahydrodipicolinate synthase: MAIFEGAGVALVTPMKTDGMVDFDKLKQLVEWQITKGIDAIIACGTTGEASTLIDEEHIAVIEAVVKQAAGRVPVIGGTGSNNTQHGIHLAKEAQRVGADGLLIVTPYYNKATNSSLIKHYTAICNSVTLPILLYSIAGRTGMNLSPTMVAELKKIPNIVGIKEASGNISQVVEICSLADENFAVYSGNDDQVLPFLSVGGSGVISTIANILPAETSQMVHDFLAGDIQAAQKTQIQQLPLIQAIFKEVNPVPIKAAVSLLGKCEMNYRLPLDKPESKTLQLLKTEMKNFGLL, encoded by the coding sequence ATGGCAATTTTTGAAGGAGCTGGCGTTGCCCTTGTTACCCCAATGAAAACAGATGGAATGGTAGATTTCGATAAGTTAAAACAATTAGTAGAGTGGCAAATCACAAAGGGAATCGACGCAATTATTGCCTGCGGCACAACCGGCGAAGCCTCAACTCTTATTGATGAAGAACATATCGCGGTGATTGAAGCTGTTGTCAAGCAAGCTGCCGGACGCGTGCCCGTGATTGGCGGTACTGGTTCAAATAATACACAACACGGCATTCATCTAGCCAAAGAAGCACAACGTGTAGGCGCTGATGGTTTGTTAATTGTTACGCCCTATTACAATAAAGCAACGAACAGCAGTTTGATCAAACATTATACCGCTATTTGTAATAGTGTTACATTACCTATTTTACTATATTCTATTGCCGGCAGGACAGGAATGAACTTAAGTCCGACTATGGTAGCAGAATTAAAAAAAATTCCCAATATTGTTGGTATCAAAGAGGCCAGTGGTAATATCTCTCAAGTCGTAGAAATTTGTAGTTTAGCAGATGAAAATTTTGCCGTTTATTCTGGGAATGATGATCAGGTCTTACCTTTTCTTTCTGTTGGTGGTTCTGGTGTTATTTCAACTATCGCCAATATTTTACCGGCAGAAACCTCGCAAATGGTTCATGATTTTTTAGCTGGTGATATTCAAGCTGCACAAAAAACACAAATTCAACAACTCCCATTGATTCAAGCAATCTTTAAAGAGGTAAATCCTGTTCCAATTAAAGCTGCCGTCAGCCTTTTGGGAAAATGTGAAATGAATTACCGGCTGCCATTAGACAAACCCGAGTCCAAAACGTTACAATTATTAAAGACAGAAATGAAAAATTTTGGTTTACTTTAA